In Burkholderia sp. HI2500, the genomic window ACCACGGTGAGGGGCCTGCGGGGGCGCTGGCAAACGGTTCCGGATGGAACGTGTTTTGGAAATTTTGGAACGACGAAGGAGAACAGGGAATGAAATACGTGACGAAATTGTTTGGACCGCTCGACCGGCGGTGTATGCGTGACACGCTGCTGGCGCTTGTTTTGAGTGGCGTCGCTGTCGCGGCCCAGGCGGGCGGCCTGGATGCAGGAAAGCAGGGGCTGTCGACCCTCCAGATCTGGCTGTATGCGTGCGCGGCGATCATTGCGACGTGCTACTTGATTTATTCGGGGGTGCAGTGTTTTGAGGGGGGAGGCAACTGGGTGAAGGAATTCGGCACATCGTGCGTCAAAGTGTTTTTCTGCGGCGCGGCCGTGGTGCTGGCCGGTTACCTGTTCACGGCCGGCGGCAGCTGATCGACGATGAGCACCGAGAAGACTTTGTACCCGTCCTATGCGGGGCTGAACCGAACCGCGATGCAGTGGGGTATCCCGTTGCTGCCTGGACTGGTCGTGTTCGTCGTGAGCATTTTCACGTCGCTCATCGGTGCGGCATTCATGGGGCCTGGCGGTTTTGTCCTCGGGCTGCCGGGCGTGCCGATCCTCATGTATTTCAAGCGCGTCTGCGCGACCGATGACCAGGCCCTGCGGATCACGTGGTTCGAGCTCATCTGCGTGTTGCGTCGCAAGAACGCATCGTTGTTCGGCAAGACGTACACGCTTGCACCGATGCGTTACGGGCGCTCGTACCGTCAAATCCGCGAGCAGCTCGCGCGACCGCTGTCGTTGGAGTTGCAAGAGCGATTCATTGCGCGCTTCAAGGCCGAGCTTGAGCATGAACGATTGGCGATGGAAGCTGAGACGGGGAGCTATTAATGACGCATGCGATGGGGAAACTCTGCGGTGAGCGAGCGCACATCATGGCCGACCAACTTATGGGAAAAAGCCACGCGTCTCCATTGGCCGATGGTCCGTGCACCCGGGCGATGCTTGATGTGTGGGCGGCCGATTTCGATCGCGCCTGTATCCGCGAGCGTCGCTTCGAAAGGGGCGGCCTCGTGGGGGCCGCATGTGTATTCGGCGCGATCGCCGTGGTTTTGGCGATGTTCGCCGATCCGTTCGGAGGATGGCGTGGGCTCTGGGTCTGCGGTTCCCGAGAGGTATTCATTGTCGACTGCGTGGTCGTGGGGAGGGCGTTCTGGCTTTGGGCGTTGGCAGTCATGTTGATGATCGGTACGTGTCTGATGCTGGCTGTTCCCGATCACGAGTCGCCGCCGCGGAATCCGTATGCGCCGTTGGATGATCAAGACAGCATGCATGCGATGGCGATGCTGGCGGGGCTTCTGCATGAACCGCTGTTGATTGCGTATCTCGACGGCGTGTTGCACCAGGAGCGCGATCTGACGTTGCATGACCTGCGCCTGTTGCGTGACGCGTCGACATCCGCTTTGCACTCGAAATGGCAAACCATGGCGCGTGACCTGAGAGTGCTCGAGGAGGATGTGCTGTGATGAACCGCGCGACGAAATTGGGCAGCTTGGGCGTAAGGCAAGGGGGAAATCGTGCTGACGAGTGAACAGCTGAGAAATCAGCCCGCTATCGAAGATCTGATGCCGAAAATCGGTCGACCGATCTCGGAGATCGTCACGAGCTACGACGACGATCGCGCGGCGATCGTCGTGCGCGTGCCGGGTATGCCGTTCGAATCGGTGCCGACCGCAGAAATCGAATCGCATTTCGAGGCGCTGAATCGGTTTCTTGCGGGGCTCGTGATGGACAAGGGCAACCGGCTGGGAATCTGGTGCACGTTCACGCGCCGGCGCGTGACGTTCGACGACGAATACGCGTTCTCGTCGCGCTTCATGCAGCGGCTGTCCGACAAGTATCTCAAGCGGTTTAAGAACGGGAATTATTTCGAGAACGCGTTCTACATCACGTTTCTCCTGAAGGGCGACGATCTGCACGAGCTGATCCCGGAACTCCACGAGATGGCCGAGACGATCGATAAGGCGCTGGCGATCTACGATCCGACCTTCCTGCGGGTGGTGGAGCGGCACGGTGTGATGTTCAGCGAACCGCTCGCATTTTTTGCCGAGCTGATGAACGGTGTAGACGAGCCGATTCCGGTAACGGCGTCGACTGGGCGAGAAATCATTCCGTCGGCCGTGCATCACTTCCATTACGACGTGCTGGAGATCCGGGCCGCGCACAAGACGCGCTATTGCATGTGCTACGACCTGAAAGATCTGCCGCCGATGGGATGGGGTCATCTGAACCCGATGCTGACGCTGCCGGTCGAGTTCACGTTGACGATCTCTTTCATTGGGATGGGAAACTACGAGGCACTGTCTAAAATCGCCGATCAGGAAAACAAACTCAGTTCGGTAGAGGACAAGGCGGTGCATCAGCGCGAGGAGCTGAAGGAAGCGCAGGCGCTGATAGCGGGGCGTGATCTGGCGTTTGGCGAATACCATGCAGCGCTCGTCGTGTATGGAGATACGGCGAAGAAGGCGATCGACAACGGTGCGTTTGCCTCGAGCAAGTCACTGAATGAGTGTGGTCTGCGGTGGATCAAGGCGACGCTATCGGCGCCGATTACGTTCATGAGCCAACTGCCGGGCGCGAAGCACAAGCCGAGGCCGATGCCGAAATCGACCCGCAACCTCGCGTCGACGTTCAGCCTGCACAACTATTCGACAGGCAAGGCGCGCGGCAACCCGATCGGCGACGGGACGGCCGTGATCCCGCTGCAGACCGAGTCGAAGGGGTTGTACAGCTTTAACTTCCACGTCACGAAGAACGACGAGAACAATACCGGCGAGAAGATCGCTGGCCACACGGTTGCGATCGGGGATACCGGGGAAGGCAAGACCACGCTGCAGGAGATGCTGGTTGGCTTTCTGGAACGGTTCAACACGAAGATGTTCGCGCTCGATATGGATCGCAGTATGCAGATCTTTATCGAGGAGCTCGGGGGTGTCTATTTTCCGCTACGTGCGGGCGAGCGCACGGGCCTGGCACCGTTTGCGTTGCCGAAGACGGCACGCAATCTTGAATTCCTGTACGAGCTGATCGGTTCGTGCGGGCGCGATGAGCACGGACGGCTGAGTGTTGAAGATACGCGCGCGATCAAGCTGGGTGTCGACGCGGTGTATTCGCTCACGAACGTGCGTGACCGGCGTTTCTCTCGTCTGCTCGAAAGCATTCCGGATACGGGTGAGGGTTGTCTGCGCCGGCGTCTCGGCATCTGGTGCGAATCCGAGGGCGGGCGTTTTGCATGGGCGCTCGACAACGCGTCGGATACCGAGATCGATATGACGCAGTTCCACCGAATCGGGTTCGACGTCACGGACTTTTTGAAGAAAGACTATGCCCCGACCGAGCCTGTGCTGGCGTTCCTGCTGTATCTGAAGAGCCTGATGCAAGTGCGCGGTGGCCTGCTCGCGACGATTATCGAAGAATTCTGGCTGCCGCTGGCGTACCCGACGACGCAGAAGATGATCGAGCGCAGCCTGCGCGTCGGCCGGCGCGCGGACGAGTTCGTGATTCTCGTATCGCAGACACCTGACGAAGTACTCAAGAGCCCGATCTGCGGCGCCATCATGCAGCTCACGGCAACCAAGATCTTCCTGCCGAACCCGAGCGCTACGCGCGCGAGCTACGGTGAATTGATGACAGATCGCGAGTTCGTTGAATTCAAGCGTATCTGCACGAAGGGCTCGCATACGTTCCTGATCAAGCAGGGCAACCAGTCGGCATTCGCGACGCTCGATCTGCGCGGCTTTTCGGACGAACTGTCGGTGCTGTCAGCGAACCTCGAGAACGTGGCGATTTGGGAGGAGGTAGGCATCGAGGCCGACGGTGACCCGGAGTTGCGCATGGAACTGTTCCAGGCACGCCGAAAGGGTAAGCGCGATCGTAAGCCAATGTCGGCGGATGTCGGTCGTACTTCGTCGATGGGAGCGCACGCGTGAATCACTATCGCCTTCGCTTTTTTTCGACAGTCGGGTGGGTATTGCCGATCATCGGTGCATGTTGGATAGGTACGTGTCACGCACGTGCGATTGATTCGACGGCACAGGCGTCGACCATTCCAGTAGCTGAACAGCAGGGCAGTGGACGAGCGTCCGTGCGGACGTTGGCGGATATCTATGAGCAGCTGGTGGTCATCGACAGCCATTTGCTTGTACTGATTTCGCTGGAGCAGGGGCGCGTTGGTGCGGATCGCGGGGTGAAATCACCCGCTGCTGGCGTTGCGGCTTTGCCAGCGAGTATTGGGCAGCATCCGTGTGATCAGGTATCTGATCCGTTGCGTAAGCCGGAATGCGAGGCTCAACTTATGCGAATTCAACGACTGCTGCAGGAGATCGATCGACTGGCGATGCCGATTTACTGATCCGATGTGATAGGCCGATACGGGATCGGCGAGGAGAGCGAACATGAAGCGTTTTATGAAGAAAGCGTGTGTAGCCGCGATGGCAGTGGCATTGATTAGCACGGCACCCACTGTCGCGCACGCGCAAACGGGGCCGGGCATTCCGACGTTCGACCTCGCCGCGGTTGCGCAGGCGATCGCCACGGTCAGGCAGTTGAAGGCGCAGTACGACCAGGTCGTCACGCAGATCGACATGATCAAGGGGAACCGTGGGCTTGGCATGATTTTCAACAACCCGGCGTTGCGCAGCTATTTGCCGGATAACTGGAAGTCGGTATACGACCTCGCGAACGCCGGGCGGCTTAACGGCATCTCGGGTGTAGCCGACGAGATCATGCGGCAAGAAGGGATGACGGTTAACGCGTCGATGGCGCCGGGCGTCTCGCGCTACATCACGACGCTCGCGACTAACAAGGCGATCACGCAAAAGGCCTACGACGCAGTGATCCAGCGTCTGCAGAACATCCAGTCGTTGATGCAACAGTCGGATACGACCCAGGATCCGGCCGCGAAAGCCGATCTTGCGAACCGATTTGCAGCCGAGAACGCGCAGATTCAGTCCGAGCAGACGCGCTTGAATCTGGTTCAGCAGCTGCAGGCGGTTGAAGAGAAGCTCGCTTCGCGCCAAGCGAATCAGGCGGTCATGAACAAGATGACTGCGGACGAGTGAGCAACCGCTAACGCATAACAGGTGGCGATCATGGCAATCGACGTTTTTACAACGATGGAGCAGGGATTCGACGATTCGATCCTGCAGACCATCAACAGCGGCTCGTCGCAGATCATTTCGATGATCTCGCCGCTCGTCTCGGCTGGTTTCGGCATCTATGTGCTGCTCGTAATGGTGTCGTATATGCGGGGGCGGGAGGAGTTGCCGATCGTCGATTTTCTATTGAAAGCGTGCGGATGGCTGGTCGTGCTCGTGTGCGGGATGAATATCCAGTACTACAGCCAGTACGTGGTGCCGTTTTTCAATGGTTTTGGCGACGATATTGCCAAAGCGATTACGCACGGAAATTCGGGCATGTCGGCGCTCGACAATCTGTTGAATCTGTATGTGACTGCGATTCAGAACGGGTTCAAGCAGATGAATCCCGGCATTTTCGAGGTTGGGGTGTGGATCGAACTGATCTCGCTTTCGTTTGCCCTGTTGTTCGTCGGAACGATTTTCCTGGGTATCGCGTGTGCCTTCATCATTCTCGCGAAGTTTGCACTGGGCCTACTTCTCGCCCTTGGGCCGATGTTTATCGCCTGCGCGCTGTTCCCACCGACTCGCCGATTCTTTGATGCATGGGTCGGGCAGTGTGTGAACTACGGCATCTTGGTCGCTTTGTTTGCAGCGGCCGGTGCGGTCGAAGTCAACTACGCGACAAGCCATCTGCCGACGAGTTTCACAGCGAGCGACTACATGCTGACCTGGGTAACGATCGCAAAGATCTGGGCGAGCGGAATCGTGTTCATCATCGTGTCGCTGAATCTGCCGTCGCTTGCCTCGCAGCTGGCCGGTGGCGTTGGCATCTCGTCGATGGTGGGGAACATGAGCAGGGCTGCTGGAGGTTTGGCGGCCGCGGCAAAGAGTTTGGCCGGTATGGGTGGCGGAGGCCGCTCGGGTGGCTCGATCGGGGTAAAGGCATGAAACAACGGGAGATTCAGATGAAAAAGCACGTTTTCAGTATTGTCGCGACGCTGGCCGCGGTTGCGTTGGTGGCCGGCTGTCAGCCGCGCAAGGGCGAAGAATTCGTGGGCCGCTGGAAGCAACTGCATCCGGATGAGCGATTCGGCGCAGATCTCGTGATCGAGCGAGGCGATGACGGGTTCATCGTCACCAGCTGCCGGTTCGACGCAAAAAATCAGTGCGACCGGACCGCGGCGTCGAGTCGCGTGCCGGCGACGCTCGTGAGCGGCATGTTGCAAATCAATATGGGAATTGGCGCAATCAGTATCGGCTATGACCCGAAGACGCAGCATGTGCAATTCCGGCGCGACGAGAACGTGCGGGTCGCGGACAAGTGAGACGGAGCTGAACATGCGTCATTGGATAGCCCGTCTGTTGATTGTCGTATCGGCTGGAGTACTGGGCGGCTGTGCGTCGTCGCATGATCTGCCGTCGCCGAAGGGTGCGTGGGAGCCCGTGAACTGCGTGCCGGCCATGCAAGGAGATAGTTAATGTTTGGACTCAAACGACGATCGGCCGGTGCCGGTGCGGCAACCGGTGGCATCGCGCGAATCGTTGGCGGCGGTGCACGAAATAAGTCGCCGGCGAAACAGACGGCCCCGGCTGCCGGCGCGCCGGCGCGTACTGCCGAAGAGGAGGCCAAGCAGGCGAAATCCCGCCTGTCGGCCGAAGCTCATTGGTATCTGGACCGGGCACTGGAATTCGAGCAATCGAAGCAGGAAGAACGCGCGAAGCTCACGCATTTCGCGATTCGTGTGGCGATCGGTGGCGGTGTGCTCGGTCTTGCAGGATTTTTAGGCGGTGCAGCCTTAGTACAACTAAAGAGACCGAATCCACCTGCGTTGATCCGGACGAACGATACGAGCGGAACGACGACTGTGATCGGCGTCGTGCGCGACGGCGAGATGCCGTTCGGGCAAGTCCAGGATCGCGCGGATCTTCGCCGGTACGTAACGATGCGTGAGGGCTACGACTGGGAAACGCTTCAGGACATGTACAACACGGTCAAGCTGATGTCGGCGGACAAGGAAAAGGAGATCTACGTCGCCTTCTACGACCGTCCTGATTCGCCCCAGAAGGTGCTCAAGAACCAGTTTCGGATCGTGGCGAAAGTAGGTGCGATCACCTTCGTCGGGTCGACTGCGCAGGTTTTCTTCTCGAAAACGCTGATACCACTCGCTACCGTGCAGAACCCGGACAACGCGCTGAATAAACCGAAAACGGAGTATTGGGTGGCGACGATCTCATATCGCCACGACAACCTGCCGGAGTCGGGGGAGGAGCTAGAGCGTGACCCGACCGGGTTTCGCGTCACGAGCTATACGGTCGATCGCGATTGGACACGCACGGATTCGGCGCCGTCAATTCCGCCGCTGCCGGGACAGAAGGGAGGTGCCTGATGAACGGACATAGCCATAGCATGAAACATGCCGCCGTTCGGCCCGCCCGCAGGGCGTGGCGGGTCGCGACGGCGCTTGTCGCTGTCGTCGTGAGCTCGTCGGCCTGGTCCGCCGTCACGCCGGGCCCGTGTGCGTCCGACGAACACGTACGATGCGCCGAATACGATTCGACGATCGCATACCGCGTTCCGTATCGGGTTGGCGAGGCCGTCGTTATTCAGTTCGAGCCGGGGGAGGTGGTCGACGGCCCGAAGAGCGGTCTAGGCACCGGCGAAGCGAAAGGTTGGTCCGTTGGCGGTACGGCTAACTGGTTCATGTTCAAGCCGATCGCGAAAAAGCCGAACACGAACGTGCTGATCGTGACCGACAAGCGACGCTACGTGTTCCAGTTCGACGCGGCCGAGCGCAATGAGGCGGCGACCTGGTCGCTGTCGTTCGACTATCCGGACACGCGCGCCAAAGCCGAGCAGGCCGCGAAAGCGAAGGCTGACAAGGCGCAGGCGATCGAGCAGGCGGGCGCGGACACGTCCGAGCGGCGCAACGACGACTACGACATGAAAGGCGATCCGGCGATTGCGCCGACCGCGGTGTGGGACGACGGCCGCTTTACGTATTTCCAGTACGACACTTCGCGCAGGGCGCCGGAGATCTACGAGATTCAGGCAGACGGTACGGAAGCCGCGCCCAAGCGGCACGTCGACGGCGACACGATCGTGATCGAAGGCATGGCGACGGGGTTCGTGCTGCGCCTGGGCAAGACAGTACTGGCCATCCGTAACAACGCGTACTCACCTGACGGTTCGTTCAACCGGACAGGTACGACGGTGCCGGGTTGGGTGCGCATCATGAAGGATGGCAATCATGGTTGATGCGCACGACGAGTCGGGTGTTGATCCGGACGTGAACGCGATGGGCGGGTCG contains:
- a CDS encoding VirB3 family type IV secretion system protein, which codes for MSTEKTLYPSYAGLNRTAMQWGIPLLPGLVVFVVSIFTSLIGAAFMGPGGFVLGLPGVPILMYFKRVCATDDQALRITWFELICVLRRKNASLFGKTYTLAPMRYGRSYRQIREQLARPLSLELQERFIARFKAELEHERLAMEAETGSY
- a CDS encoding transporter, whose product is MLTSEQLRNQPAIEDLMPKIGRPISEIVTSYDDDRAAIVVRVPGMPFESVPTAEIESHFEALNRFLAGLVMDKGNRLGIWCTFTRRRVTFDDEYAFSSRFMQRLSDKYLKRFKNGNYFENAFYITFLLKGDDLHELIPELHEMAETIDKALAIYDPTFLRVVERHGVMFSEPLAFFAELMNGVDEPIPVTASTGREIIPSAVHHFHYDVLEIRAAHKTRYCMCYDLKDLPPMGWGHLNPMLTLPVEFTLTISFIGMGNYEALSKIADQENKLSSVEDKAVHQREELKEAQALIAGRDLAFGEYHAALVVYGDTAKKAIDNGAFASSKSLNECGLRWIKATLSAPITFMSQLPGAKHKPRPMPKSTRNLASTFSLHNYSTGKARGNPIGDGTAVIPLQTESKGLYSFNFHVTKNDENNTGEKIAGHTVAIGDTGEGKTTLQEMLVGFLERFNTKMFALDMDRSMQIFIEELGGVYFPLRAGERTGLAPFALPKTARNLEFLYELIGSCGRDEHGRLSVEDTRAIKLGVDAVYSLTNVRDRRFSRLLESIPDTGEGCLRRRLGIWCESEGGRFAWALDNASDTEIDMTQFHRIGFDVTDFLKKDYAPTEPVLAFLLYLKSLMQVRGGLLATIIEEFWLPLAYPTTQKMIERSLRVGRRADEFVILVSQTPDEVLKSPICGAIMQLTATKIFLPNPSATRASYGELMTDREFVEFKRICTKGSHTFLIKQGNQSAFATLDLRGFSDELSVLSANLENVAIWEEVGIEADGDPELRMELFQARRKGKRDRKPMSADVGRTSSMGAHA
- the virB5 gene encoding P-type DNA transfer protein VirB5, which translates into the protein MKRFMKKACVAAMAVALISTAPTVAHAQTGPGIPTFDLAAVAQAIATVRQLKAQYDQVVTQIDMIKGNRGLGMIFNNPALRSYLPDNWKSVYDLANAGRLNGISGVADEIMRQEGMTVNASMAPGVSRYITTLATNKAITQKAYDAVIQRLQNIQSLMQQSDTTQDPAAKADLANRFAAENAQIQSEQTRLNLVQQLQAVEEKLASRQANQAVMNKMTADE
- a CDS encoding type IV secretion system protein; its protein translation is MAIDVFTTMEQGFDDSILQTINSGSSQIISMISPLVSAGFGIYVLLVMVSYMRGREELPIVDFLLKACGWLVVLVCGMNIQYYSQYVVPFFNGFGDDIAKAITHGNSGMSALDNLLNLYVTAIQNGFKQMNPGIFEVGVWIELISLSFALLFVGTIFLGIACAFIILAKFALGLLLALGPMFIACALFPPTRRFFDAWVGQCVNYGILVALFAAAGAVEVNYATSHLPTSFTASDYMLTWVTIAKIWASGIVFIIVSLNLPSLASQLAGGVGISSMVGNMSRAAGGLAAAAKSLAGMGGGGRSGGSIGVKA
- a CDS encoding virB8 family protein encodes the protein MFGLKRRSAGAGAATGGIARIVGGGARNKSPAKQTAPAAGAPARTAEEEAKQAKSRLSAEAHWYLDRALEFEQSKQEERAKLTHFAIRVAIGGGVLGLAGFLGGAALVQLKRPNPPALIRTNDTSGTTTVIGVVRDGEMPFGQVQDRADLRRYVTMREGYDWETLQDMYNTVKLMSADKEKEIYVAFYDRPDSPQKVLKNQFRIVAKVGAITFVGSTAQVFFSKTLIPLATVQNPDNALNKPKTEYWVATISYRHDNLPESGEELERDPTGFRVTSYTVDRDWTRTDSAPSIPPLPGQKGGA
- a CDS encoding TrbG/VirB9 family P-type conjugative transfer protein; the encoded protein is MDTHGFGAVNSAAAGTEGRCLMNGHSHSMKHAAVRPARRAWRVATALVAVVVSSSAWSAVTPGPCASDEHVRCAEYDSTIAYRVPYRVGEAVVIQFEPGEVVDGPKSGLGTGEAKGWSVGGTANWFMFKPIAKKPNTNVLIVTDKRRYVFQFDAAERNEAATWSLSFDYPDTRAKAEQAAKAKADKAQAIEQAGADTSERRNDDYDMKGDPAIAPTAVWDDGRFTYFQYDTSRRAPEIYEIQADGTEAAPKRHVDGDTIVIEGMATGFVLRLGKTVLAIRNNAYSPDGSFNRTGTTVPGWVRIMKDGNHG